From Carya illinoinensis cultivar Pawnee chromosome 5, C.illinoinensisPawnee_v1, whole genome shotgun sequence, one genomic window encodes:
- the LOC122310224 gene encoding uncharacterized protein LOC122310224, with protein sequence MIDKILVWNVRGLGTSKRRLRNLIRKYKPSVLALFEPFAAEEVMVYWANVFGYPSYCANEAMGGKIWVFWIEELTFEMQGMSNQMIFGCFSKGDVSINLVLVYAKCNPMERRLLWQDMEAMRDDRIPLLVVGDFNIIRDDRECIGGNPRPLSATSEFNSCIHNCGLVEMTGYGGKMFPYGCMEYLKRKTSDHCPMLIKLAVESQRYGPAPFRFQSMWCTHEKFLQCVEEVWREPISGNGLVCLAAKLKKLKPVLRKWNQEIFGRVNQSIKELEAKVELLEIQLQESHETDLENEYMQTKAELERWENREEIRLSQQAKKRWLMDGDRNSKFYHAAVNQRRKATAVSRMTLPNGVVLESREDIHNAAVSHFQNFLTGEGLAGEPDLNGLITPVVNVKEN encoded by the exons ATGATTGACAAAATACTGGTTTGGAACGTGCGGGGGTTGGGCACGTCTAAAAGAAGACTGAGGAATCTGATAAGGAAATATAAACCATCGGTTTTAGCACTTTTTGAACCTTTTGCTGCTGAGGAGGTGATGGTGTACTGGGCGAATGTTTTTGGATATCCATCTTACTGTGCCAATGAAGCTATGGGAGGGAAGATTTGGGTATTCTGGATTGAGGAGTTGACATTTGAAATGCAAGGTATGTCAAATCAGATGATTTTCGGTTGCTTTAGCAAGGGAGATGTAAGTATTAATCTGGTTTTAGTTTATGCAAAATGTAATCCCATGGAAAGAAGGTTGCTTTGGCAAGATATGGAGGCAATGCGAGATGATCGTATTCCATTATTGGTGGTAGGTGATTTTAACATTATCCGAGATGATCGAGAATGTATTGGGGGTAATCCTAGACCTCTGTCTGCTACGTCGGAGTTTAATTCCTGTATACACAACTGTGGTCTAGTGGAGATGACAGGTTATGGAGGAAAAAT GTTTCCGTATGGGTGTATGGAGTATCTAAAGAGGAAGACATCGGATCATTGTCCAATGTTAATCAAGCTTGCCGTGGAGTCCCAGAGGTATGGCCCGGCTCCTTTTCGGTTTCAAAGTATGTGGTGCACTCATGAGAAGTTTCTTCAGTGTGTGGAGGAGGTATGGAGAGAACCGATTTCTGGGAATGGGTTAGTATGCTTGGCAGCAAAATTGAAGAAGTTGAAGCCGGTGCTTAGGAAGTGGAATCAGGAGATTTTTGGCCGAGTCAATCAGTCAATAAAGGAGTTAGAGGCTAAAGTGGAACTTCTGGAAATTCAGTTGCAAGAAAGTCACGAAACAGATTTAGAGAATGAGTATATGCAGACAAAAGCTGAATTAGAGAGGTGGGAAAACAGGGAAGAGATCCGGTTGTCTCAACAGGCCAAAAAGAGATGGCTCATGGATGGGGACCGTAACTCCAAGTTTTATCATGCTGCGGTCAACCAACGGAGGAAGGCTACTGCAGTTTCACGAATGACACTACCCAATGGAGTTGTTCTGGAGTCTCGGGAGGATATTCATAATGCAGCAGTGAGCCATTTTCAGAATTTCCTCACCGGGGAGGGACTTGCGGGAGAGCCAGATTTAAATGGGTTAATTACTCCGGTGGTGAATGTGAAGGAAAATTAG